A single window of Leptospira kanakyensis DNA harbors:
- a CDS encoding methyl-accepting chemotaxis protein, which translates to MNLYKRYSRAFTLASQVFSLGIVVPIGIALILFYVDLSPTQIKTFIGSTIAAGLTSLILPAFIFPKKLNAIKQALIELESQTEKNPATYVAVWDLIAKMPVVGAVVGSAQWIMAFPIVIGPMLYLPETSKSDSFYIVCILILTALLNVLFSFILLEKASHLVLEDEILQADLKERITPYYRNLRSTVPIMFSIMVMVLSIFLLIFAFNTNAKSLEKAFSNQLYNFNQSNEAGIHVYFESVETNLKGLVVLPVVKTALETKNYKLAEPALSKVLEDSQLLLENAFIASFDEGVPIVASGLPGGASVGYSLASNPEVLENIKAAKEGKNHVGVAVKSPINGSIVIMVTGPVKNANGSIIGMAGMPFLVGKAMESFLKNVKIGTTGYSFLLDKQSTMVYHPNPKYLMHSFKNSEFEELAKNAGESDSFRNPWEGSTFLLRRKVSEKYGLQFFSTIDLKEIEVESLSSLRGLTIISLVGAVLIAIAIYSLFTARFRPMKTIGKILQDIEVGDLRHNAKMESSDEFARLARGLNATLKQISEVVGSNQAFSEDLASSAEEMSASLNMLSSNAQTQAASAEEISASIEEISAAVQNVDAQAEDQFRKVDFLKLKMAELSSLIEATGRQVGKASQDVTLISEEARSGQTSLDSMRNSITKISNSSEEIGSVIEIINNISEQINLLALNAAIEAARAGVYGRGFAVVADEIGKLAEKTAMSINDIGELIQANEKEIESGRENIETTISLIQRIIQGVSSFNEMTDSIESSTREQLIINQKVGEEVDKVNQISQAIRLSMEEQKNAIGEVAQAIFSINDLTQGTAAGLEEMTATSNGIANLAETLKRKINFFKIS; encoded by the coding sequence ATGAATTTATACAAAAGATACTCCCGCGCATTCACTCTTGCTTCCCAAGTTTTTTCTTTGGGAATCGTGGTTCCGATTGGAATCGCTCTAATTCTTTTCTACGTTGATTTAAGTCCCACACAAATCAAAACCTTCATTGGCTCTACCATCGCCGCGGGACTTACCAGTCTCATTTTACCCGCTTTTATTTTCCCTAAAAAACTCAATGCCATCAAACAAGCGCTAATTGAACTTGAATCACAAACAGAAAAGAATCCAGCCACGTATGTTGCCGTTTGGGATCTAATCGCAAAAATGCCGGTAGTTGGGGCAGTTGTTGGAAGTGCACAGTGGATTATGGCCTTTCCGATTGTGATTGGCCCAATGCTTTATCTACCTGAAACCAGTAAGTCAGATTCTTTTTATATTGTTTGTATTCTCATTTTAACAGCCCTCCTTAATGTTTTATTTTCATTCATTCTTTTGGAAAAGGCTTCCCATTTGGTTTTGGAAGATGAAATCCTCCAAGCAGATTTAAAAGAACGGATCACACCCTACTATAGAAACTTAAGAAGTACAGTCCCCATTATGTTTTCTATTATGGTGATGGTGCTTTCCATTTTTCTTTTGATTTTTGCTTTCAATACAAATGCGAAGTCACTAGAAAAAGCATTTTCAAACCAGTTGTACAACTTCAACCAAAGTAATGAGGCGGGGATTCATGTTTATTTTGAATCTGTGGAAACCAATTTAAAGGGGCTCGTGGTTTTACCTGTCGTAAAAACTGCTTTGGAAACTAAAAACTACAAACTAGCAGAACCAGCTCTTTCCAAAGTCCTCGAAGATTCTCAATTACTTTTAGAAAATGCATTCATTGCCTCCTTTGACGAGGGAGTTCCCATCGTTGCTTCTGGTCTTCCGGGCGGCGCAAGTGTAGGTTATTCTCTAGCTTCCAATCCGGAAGTTTTAGAAAATATAAAGGCTGCCAAAGAAGGGAAAAACCATGTGGGTGTGGCTGTAAAATCTCCGATTAACGGAAGTATTGTGATCATGGTTACAGGCCCAGTCAAAAATGCCAATGGATCGATCATTGGGATGGCTGGTATGCCGTTTCTAGTAGGAAAGGCTATGGAATCTTTCCTGAAAAATGTAAAAATTGGAACTACTGGTTATTCTTTTCTTTTGGATAAACAATCCACCATGGTTTATCATCCCAATCCAAAATACCTAATGCATAGTTTCAAAAATTCAGAATTTGAGGAATTGGCAAAAAATGCTGGGGAATCGGATTCGTTTCGTAATCCTTGGGAAGGATCTACATTTTTACTCCGAAGAAAGGTAAGTGAAAAATACGGTCTCCAATTTTTTTCTACTATTGATCTAAAAGAAATTGAGGTAGAAAGTTTATCTTCTTTACGAGGGCTAACAATCATTAGCTTGGTTGGCGCCGTGCTCATTGCAATCGCCATTTATTCGCTTTTTACTGCCAGGTTCCGGCCAATGAAAACCATTGGGAAAATTTTGCAAGATATCGAAGTGGGGGATCTACGTCACAATGCAAAAATGGAATCTTCGGATGAATTTGCAAGACTTGCTCGTGGTCTGAATGCCACTTTAAAACAGATATCCGAAGTTGTAGGATCTAACCAGGCATTTTCAGAAGATTTGGCATCTTCCGCAGAAGAGATGTCAGCTTCTCTCAATATGTTATCTTCCAACGCACAAACACAAGCTGCCTCTGCCGAAGAAATTTCTGCTTCGATTGAAGAGATTTCCGCAGCTGTTCAAAACGTGGATGCACAGGCAGAAGACCAGTTCCGAAAAGTTGATTTTTTGAAATTAAAAATGGCAGAACTCTCTAGCCTCATTGAAGCGACAGGTAGGCAAGTAGGGAAGGCTTCACAGGATGTGACTTTAATTTCAGAAGAAGCAAGATCTGGTCAAACTTCTCTAGACTCCATGAGAAATTCCATCACCAAAATTAGTAATAGTTCGGAAGAAATTGGAAGTGTGATTGAAATCATCAATAATATCTCTGAACAAATCAACTTACTTGCGTTAAATGCTGCGATTGAAGCTGCAAGAGCCGGGGTTTATGGAAGAGGGTTTGCGGTTGTTGCCGATGAAATTGGGAAGTTAGCTGAAAAAACGGCTATGTCCATTAATGATATCGGAGAACTCATCCAGGCCAATGAAAAGGAAATTGAAAGTGGTAGGGAGAATATCGAAACCACCATTTCTCTCATCCAAAGGATCATCCAAGGAGTTAGTTCTTTCAATGAAATGACTGATTCCATTGAATCAAGCACACGTGAACAGCTCATCATCAACCAAAAGGTGGGCGAAGAAGTGGATAAGGTGAACCAAATCAGCCAGGCCATCCGCCTTTCTATGGAAGAGCAGAAAAATGCGATTGGGGAAGTGGCCCAGGCCATTTTCAGTATCAATGATCTGACCCAGGGCACGGCAGCGGGACTTGAAGAGATGACGGCCACCTCCAATGGGATTGCGAATTTGGCAGAAACCCTGAAACGAAAGATCAATTTCTTTAAAATCTCTTAA
- a CDS encoding ArsR/SmtB family transcription factor codes for MAAETLFQSRPSGHLLVASKAISDETRIRILHILSFGAFSVNEVVEILGMGQSRISRHLKILTEAGLISSRREGSLVYSFLPEEDESDLKFPLELTKLLLSYKEDLPSRERDQKMVHQILENRERKSKSFFDGVAESWEKLQEETLHPKLYRSWILQELPLCENILDLGCGPGGLIPFLLNKSKHVIGVDNSSKMIENASSHYGKNPSVSLIQTPMEHLPLATHSCDAVVASMVMHHISHPPTVLEEVARVLKPGGVLCIVDLAKHNAEFMRDNFADLWLGFEPELFESWLSNAGFRVGSMNEIQTESSFKILTIKATKE; via the coding sequence ATGGCAGCAGAAACCCTTTTCCAATCTAGGCCTTCCGGCCACTTGCTCGTTGCCTCCAAGGCCATTTCCGATGAAACTCGGATTCGGATCCTCCACATCCTCAGTTTTGGGGCTTTTTCTGTGAATGAAGTGGTGGAAATTCTCGGGATGGGACAATCTCGGATCTCCCGCCATTTAAAAATTCTAACGGAAGCGGGGCTCATTTCCTCGCGTAGAGAAGGAAGTTTGGTTTATAGTTTCCTCCCGGAAGAAGATGAATCCGATCTTAAATTTCCTTTAGAGCTCACCAAACTATTGTTATCATACAAAGAAGATCTACCTTCCAGAGAAAGGGACCAAAAAATGGTACACCAAATTCTGGAAAACAGAGAAAGGAAATCCAAGTCCTTCTTTGATGGGGTCGCAGAAAGTTGGGAAAAATTACAAGAAGAGACACTCCATCCCAAACTGTATAGGTCTTGGATTTTACAAGAACTACCCTTATGTGAAAATATTTTGGATTTGGGTTGTGGACCAGGAGGTCTTATCCCTTTTCTTCTCAACAAATCCAAACATGTGATTGGAGTGGATAACTCCTCCAAGATGATTGAAAATGCATCCTCACATTACGGAAAAAATCCGAGTGTGAGCCTCATCCAAACTCCTATGGAACATTTACCACTAGCAACTCATTCTTGTGATGCGGTTGTTGCATCCATGGTAATGCACCATATTTCCCATCCACCTACTGTACTCGAAGAAGTGGCGAGGGTATTAAAACCAGGTGGGGTTTTGTGTATTGTGGATTTAGCAAAACACAATGCAGAATTTATGCGGGATAATTTTGCTGACCTCTGGCTCGGATTTGAACCAGAATTATTTGAGTCATGGTTATCCAATGCAGGTTTTCGCGTCGGGTCAATGAATGAGATCCAAACAGAATCAAGTTTTAAAATTTTAACTATCAAAGCAACAAAGGAATAA
- the ahcY gene encoding adenosylhomocysteinase, with protein MSTATETKSERLPFKVKDISLAEWGREEIILAEKEMPGLMALRKEFGTSKPLKGARICGSLHMTIQTAVLIETLAALGADIRWSSCNIFSTQDHAAAAIAKAGIPVFAWKGETEEEYWWCIEQTLFFDGGKGPNMILDDGHDLTHYIHEKYPQLLADIKGVSEETTTGVIALHKKLKAGTLKIPAINVNDSVTKSKFDNLYGCRESLADGIKRATDVMLAGKVALVCGYGDVGKGSAASLRNFGARVIVTEIDPICALQAVMEGYQVLRVEDVIENADIIVTATGNDDIISLEHMKAMKDGAILCNIGHFDTEIQMSRLNAEKDVIKKEIKPQVDKYTFPNGRSIIVLAEGRLVNLGCATGHPSFVMSSSFTNQVLAQIELYTTKYELGVYRLPKHLDEKVAALHLEQLGVRLTKLSQKQADYISVPLEGPYKPDHYRY; from the coding sequence ATGTCCACAGCAACTGAAACAAAATCGGAAAGATTGCCATTTAAAGTGAAGGATATCTCTCTTGCAGAATGGGGAAGAGAAGAGATCATTTTGGCAGAAAAAGAAATGCCGGGCCTTATGGCTCTACGTAAAGAATTCGGAACTTCTAAACCACTGAAAGGTGCTAGAATTTGCGGATCTCTTCACATGACAATTCAAACAGCGGTTTTAATTGAAACCTTGGCTGCATTAGGTGCTGACATTCGTTGGTCCTCTTGTAACATTTTTTCAACACAAGACCATGCAGCAGCAGCCATTGCAAAAGCAGGAATCCCTGTATTTGCTTGGAAAGGCGAAACAGAAGAAGAATACTGGTGGTGTATTGAACAAACACTATTTTTTGACGGTGGAAAAGGACCAAACATGATCCTTGATGACGGTCATGATCTAACTCACTACATCCATGAAAAATACCCACAACTTCTAGCAGACATCAAAGGTGTTTCTGAAGAAACAACTACAGGTGTGATTGCACTTCATAAAAAATTGAAAGCCGGAACTTTGAAAATCCCTGCAATCAACGTAAATGACTCTGTAACAAAATCAAAATTTGATAACCTTTACGGTTGCCGTGAGTCACTCGCTGACGGAATCAAACGTGCAACAGACGTGATGCTCGCTGGTAAAGTAGCACTTGTTTGTGGATACGGGGATGTAGGAAAAGGTTCTGCTGCTTCTCTTCGTAACTTTGGTGCACGAGTGATCGTAACTGAAATTGATCCAATTTGTGCTCTTCAAGCGGTTATGGAAGGATACCAAGTTCTTCGTGTAGAAGATGTGATTGAGAACGCAGACATCATTGTGACTGCTACTGGAAATGATGATATCATTTCACTCGAACACATGAAAGCGATGAAAGACGGTGCGATCCTTTGTAACATTGGTCACTTCGATACAGAAATTCAAATGTCTCGTTTGAATGCCGAAAAAGATGTAATCAAAAAAGAAATCAAACCACAGGTTGATAAATACACTTTCCCTAATGGAAGATCGATCATCGTTCTTGCAGAAGGCCGATTGGTAAACCTTGGTTGTGCAACTGGTCACCCATCATTTGTAATGTCTAGTTCTTTCACAAACCAAGTTTTGGCTCAAATCGAACTTTACACAACAAAATATGAGTTAGGTGTTTACCGCCTTCCAAAACATTTGGATGAAAAAGTAGCGGCACTTCATTTGGAGCAGTTGGGAGTTCGTTTGACAAAACTCTCTCAAAAACAAGCTGATTATATCAGTGTTCCACTCGAAGGTCCGTACAAACCAGACCACTACCGATACTAA
- a CDS encoding ferredoxin family protein: MAYVVTEICVDCKYTSCAAVCPVEAFHEAPDTLYIDPDTCIDCNACQYECPIDAIFPDYDVPEKHKPSIEVNAKEATKFPVIVTTKPPLKGAKCSDPSK, translated from the coding sequence ATGGCTTATGTTGTAACTGAAATTTGCGTTGATTGTAAATACACGAGTTGTGCAGCAGTTTGCCCGGTGGAAGCTTTTCACGAAGCTCCGGACACTCTGTACATTGATCCAGACACTTGTATTGATTGTAATGCTTGTCAATATGAATGCCCGATTGATGCGATTTTTCCTGACTATGATGTTCCGGAAAAACACAAACCTTCGATTGAAGTGAATGCAAAAGAAGCAACCAAATTCCCGGTCATTGTTACCACTAAACCACCTCTCAAAGGTGCAAAGTGTTCCGATCCGAGTAAATAA
- the metH gene encoding methionine synthase yields the protein MKFEYTNPSAKSLLKLINERILVLDGAMGTMIQRHSLEEDDFRGDRFKDWPCSIKGNNDVLAITRPDIIESVHLEYLEAGADIIETNTFSSNIVSQADYQMESAVRDLNLAAVSCAKNAVAKYKEKTGKTDVFIAGSIGPTVKTASLSPDVNNPAFRAVTFDELVDCFYEQVSALLDGGVDLLLPETNIDTLNLKACIYAIEKVFEERKIRIPVVLSVTITDASGRTLSGQTGEAFYVSIKHAKALAVGINCALGAGEMRPYIEELSRVADCYVSCYPNAGLPNAFGGYDQTPEEFGGWMKNFAEAGFLNIVGGCCGTTPAHIRAAKEAVSTIAPRPLKEQPKISTFAGLEPLKLTKDQGFINVGERNNVTGSPKFKKLILEGNFEEAVQVALQQVQAGANVIDINFDEALLDGEASMTKFLNLIAGEPDIARVPFMVDSSKWSVLLAGLKCIQGKPIVNSISLKEGEEAFLDHARTIQRFGAAAIVMAFDEQGQAATKEDKVRICKRAYDLLVEKLDFDPTDIIFDPNILTVATGIEEHNNYAMDFIEATREIKQICPGAKVSGGLSNISFSFRGNNPVREAMHSVFLYHAIQAGMDMAIVNAGMLEVYEQIPKDLLELVEDVILNRRPDATERMIEAAASFHGEAKVQKKDDVWRSGSVEERLTHALVKGIDEFVTQDTEEARTSFARPLEVIEGPLMNGMKVVGELFGAGKMFLPQVVKSARVMKKAVAYLLPFMEEEKRNQKDESKQAKFLIATVKGDVHDIGKNIVGVVLACNNYEVIDLGVMVPCEKILETAKKENVAAIGLSGLITPSLDEMVYVAKEMERQGFQVPLLIGGATTSPAHTAVKIAEQYSKPVLHVMDASRVVNVMNSALNPQTAVDYAKQVVEEQSRIREEFYSRENERNILPIEDAIKNKFSADWDSYTPPKPSFTGVQKIDDVSLKDLLSYIDWSPFFLAWELKGRYPQILKDPVIGKEATSLFNDAQIILKEMLENPNLKPRAVVGMFPAVSHGEVVEIFEDDSKTKSLGTYPMLRQQTVKMTTQPNYSLADFVAPQDKKKNDYIGYFAVTAGHGIEELARTYEAKQDDYNAILVKALADRFAEAFAEYMHHRMREEWGFGRTENLSREDMIREKYRGIRPAPGYPACPDHTEKKKIWKLLDVEKNAGIQLTESCAMWPASSVSGYYFSHPESRYFAIGKINEDQVVNYAKDKEMEISEVERWLSPILNYDPSRKSKS from the coding sequence ATGAAATTTGAATATACCAATCCTTCTGCAAAATCCCTTTTGAAATTAATAAACGAGAGGATTCTCGTTTTAGATGGTGCTATGGGTACCATGATCCAAAGACATTCTTTGGAGGAAGACGATTTTCGTGGAGATCGTTTTAAGGATTGGCCTTGTTCCATTAAAGGAAACAACGACGTCCTTGCCATCACTCGTCCCGATATCATTGAATCTGTCCACTTGGAATATTTGGAAGCCGGTGCCGATATCATTGAAACCAATACCTTTAGTTCGAACATTGTTTCTCAAGCGGACTACCAAATGGAATCGGCAGTCCGTGATTTAAACCTCGCTGCTGTCTCTTGTGCCAAAAATGCCGTAGCCAAATACAAAGAAAAAACAGGGAAAACAGATGTGTTCATTGCGGGTTCGATTGGGCCAACGGTAAAAACGGCCTCCCTTTCGCCAGATGTGAATAATCCCGCATTTCGTGCTGTCACCTTTGATGAGTTAGTTGACTGTTTTTATGAACAAGTATCGGCACTTCTCGATGGTGGTGTGGATTTACTTTTACCTGAAACAAATATTGATACATTAAACTTAAAAGCATGTATTTATGCGATTGAGAAAGTTTTTGAAGAACGTAAAATTAGAATTCCCGTTGTCCTTTCTGTCACCATTACGGATGCTTCGGGGCGAACTCTCTCTGGCCAAACTGGGGAAGCTTTTTATGTTTCCATCAAACATGCTAAGGCACTGGCTGTGGGAATCAATTGTGCGCTTGGTGCTGGTGAGATGCGTCCTTATATCGAGGAACTTTCTCGTGTGGCTGATTGTTACGTATCTTGTTATCCGAATGCGGGTCTTCCGAATGCTTTCGGTGGGTATGACCAAACTCCAGAAGAGTTTGGTGGTTGGATGAAAAATTTTGCCGAAGCAGGTTTCTTAAATATAGTTGGTGGTTGTTGTGGGACCACACCAGCGCATATCCGAGCAGCCAAAGAAGCAGTGTCTACCATCGCTCCTCGTCCTTTAAAAGAACAACCCAAAATCAGTACGTTTGCAGGTCTTGAACCTTTGAAACTTACGAAAGACCAAGGGTTCATCAACGTAGGAGAAAGAAATAACGTCACTGGTTCTCCTAAATTCAAAAAACTCATCTTAGAGGGAAATTTTGAAGAAGCGGTGCAAGTGGCCTTACAACAAGTCCAAGCCGGTGCCAACGTCATTGATATCAACTTTGATGAAGCTCTCCTTGACGGCGAAGCCTCAATGACTAAGTTTTTGAACTTAATTGCAGGGGAACCAGACATTGCACGAGTTCCGTTTATGGTGGATTCTTCCAAGTGGTCTGTATTACTTGCGGGTCTCAAATGCATCCAAGGAAAACCCATTGTCAACTCCATCTCTTTGAAAGAAGGGGAAGAGGCATTTTTGGATCATGCACGCACCATCCAAAGATTCGGAGCCGCAGCGATTGTCATGGCTTTCGACGAACAAGGACAGGCGGCAACCAAAGAAGACAAAGTTCGAATTTGTAAACGTGCTTATGACCTACTTGTTGAAAAATTAGATTTTGATCCAACGGACATTATCTTTGATCCAAACATCCTCACTGTTGCCACAGGAATCGAAGAACATAATAACTATGCGATGGATTTTATTGAAGCCACTCGCGAAATCAAACAAATCTGTCCAGGTGCGAAAGTATCAGGTGGACTCAGTAATATTTCTTTTTCTTTTCGTGGAAACAATCCCGTAAGAGAGGCAATGCACTCCGTATTCTTATACCACGCCATCCAAGCAGGTATGGATATGGCCATTGTCAACGCAGGGATGTTAGAAGTATATGAACAGATCCCAAAAGATCTTTTGGAACTTGTGGAAGATGTCATTCTCAACCGTAGACCAGATGCGACGGAACGGATGATTGAGGCAGCGGCAAGTTTTCATGGAGAAGCCAAGGTCCAAAAGAAGGATGATGTGTGGAGGAGTGGATCTGTAGAAGAGCGCCTAACGCACGCTTTAGTGAAAGGGATTGATGAATTTGTTACCCAAGATACAGAAGAAGCACGCACTAGTTTTGCTAGACCTCTCGAAGTGATCGAAGGGCCACTGATGAATGGAATGAAGGTGGTAGGGGAACTATTTGGTGCCGGAAAGATGTTTCTTCCGCAAGTAGTAAAAAGTGCAAGGGTAATGAAAAAAGCCGTGGCTTACTTACTCCCTTTTATGGAAGAAGAAAAACGAAATCAAAAAGATGAAAGTAAACAAGCCAAGTTCCTCATTGCAACTGTGAAGGGAGATGTCCACGATATTGGAAAAAATATTGTGGGAGTCGTTCTTGCGTGTAACAACTATGAGGTGATTGATCTTGGAGTGATGGTTCCTTGTGAAAAAATTTTAGAAACTGCCAAAAAAGAGAATGTGGCGGCCATTGGTCTATCGGGTCTTATCACACCGTCGCTTGATGAAATGGTGTATGTGGCCAAAGAGATGGAACGCCAAGGATTCCAAGTTCCACTTCTTATTGGTGGGGCCACAACTTCCCCCGCACATACCGCAGTGAAAATTGCCGAGCAGTATTCCAAACCTGTCCTTCATGTGATGGATGCTTCCCGTGTTGTGAATGTGATGAATAGTGCTCTCAATCCACAAACAGCAGTGGATTATGCAAAACAGGTAGTAGAAGAACAATCAAGAATTCGTGAAGAATTTTATTCCAGGGAAAACGAAAGAAATATTTTGCCAATTGAGGATGCAATTAAAAACAAATTTTCTGCGGATTGGGATTCTTATACTCCACCTAAACCAAGTTTTACGGGAGTACAAAAAATTGACGACGTGAGTTTGAAGGATTTACTCTCTTATATTGACTGGTCTCCTTTCTTTTTGGCTTGGGAATTAAAAGGCCGATACCCTCAAATCCTCAAAGACCCAGTGATAGGAAAAGAAGCCACATCTCTTTTTAATGATGCCCAAATCATCTTAAAAGAAATGTTGGAAAATCCAAATCTCAAACCGAGGGCGGTTGTCGGAATGTTCCCTGCTGTTTCTCATGGGGAAGTGGTAGAAATTTTTGAAGATGATTCCAAAACCAAATCTTTGGGAACGTATCCAATGTTACGCCAACAGACAGTGAAAATGACAACCCAACCTAACTATAGTTTGGCTGATTTTGTCGCTCCCCAAGATAAAAAGAAAAATGACTATATTGGATATTTTGCCGTAACGGCCGGTCATGGAATTGAAGAATTGGCAAGAACCTATGAAGCCAAACAAGATGATTACAATGCCATCTTGGTAAAAGCGCTTGCGGATAGGTTTGCAGAAGCGTTTGCGGAATACATGCACCATAGAATGCGAGAAGAATGGGGATTTGGAAGGACTGAAAATCTTTCGAGAGAAGATATGATCCGAGAAAAGTACCGTGGGATTCGTCCAGCTCCTGGTTATCCCGCTTGTCCTGACCATACAGAAAAAAAGAAAATTTGGAAACTATTGGATGTGGAAAAAAATGCAGGCATCCAACTCACCGAATCCTGTGCCATGTGGCCGGCAAGTAGTGTGAGTGGGTATTATTTTTCCCACCCAGAATCTCGTTATTTTGCCATTGGAAAAATCAACGAAGACCAAGTGGTGAATTACGCCAAGGATAAAGAAATGGAAATTTCTGAAGTAGAACGTTGGTTGTCACCAATTCTCAACTATGATCCTTCGCGTAAGTCTAAATCTTAA
- a CDS encoding aminoglycoside 6-adenylyltransferase, which translates to MNQFDNFLNHLVNTIQGDPQVLAVCVAGSFIQNELDEYSDLDIVLVVEENSFQTFEEMNQLANSLGNLLSSFTGEHVGEKKLLICLFDSPLLHVDLKFVSLADFHFRVENPVIIYDKSNLIPDVYKNSLPQWPKFDFQWVEDRFWVWIHYAATKIGRGELFEAIDFLSFLRTSVIGPMFHIKYDQNPRGVRKLELILSSQELKNLKKTYPSFEKHSIIKAFQDVSNMYVYLRDLLISDLKLRNETKERSLDFLFSLSKEIINE; encoded by the coding sequence ATGAATCAATTTGATAACTTTTTAAATCACTTAGTGAATACGATCCAAGGGGATCCCCAAGTCCTTGCGGTTTGTGTGGCTGGTTCATTTATACAAAATGAATTAGATGAGTATTCCGACCTTGATATCGTTTTAGTTGTTGAAGAGAACTCTTTCCAGACGTTCGAAGAAATGAATCAACTAGCAAACTCTCTCGGAAATTTACTCAGCTCATTTACAGGTGAACATGTTGGTGAAAAAAAGTTACTAATCTGTTTGTTTGATTCTCCTTTACTCCACGTTGATTTGAAATTCGTGAGTTTGGCTGATTTTCATTTCAGAGTAGAAAATCCTGTGATAATCTATGATAAATCGAATCTAATTCCTGATGTTTATAAAAATTCGTTACCTCAATGGCCAAAGTTCGATTTCCAATGGGTTGAAGATAGATTTTGGGTCTGGATCCATTATGCAGCCACTAAAATTGGGCGTGGTGAATTGTTTGAAGCTATCGATTTCCTTTCTTTTTTACGCACTAGTGTAATAGGGCCTATGTTTCATATTAAATATGATCAAAATCCAAGAGGTGTTAGAAAACTCGAGTTGATACTTTCTTCTCAGGAACTTAAAAATCTAAAAAAAACTTATCCTTCCTTTGAAAAACATTCAATCATTAAAGCCTTTCAGGATGTATCCAATATGTATGTTTATTTGAGAGATTTATTAATCAGTGATTTAAAACTGAGAAATGAAACAAAAGAAAGAAGCCTCGATTTTTTGTTTTCGTTAAGTAAAGAGATCATTAATGAATAA